The Lycium ferocissimum isolate CSIRO_LF1 chromosome 1, AGI_CSIRO_Lferr_CH_V1, whole genome shotgun sequence genome includes a region encoding these proteins:
- the LOC132051108 gene encoding pentatricopeptide repeat-containing protein At3g22470, mitochondrial-like isoform X1: protein MVPRTSNHLARYATSAQSGKLFSSNIFIAPTPNNNSLDKFLKYDCKSRNINIKDALNHFNNMLHMQPPPPTSSFNLLLGALAKTKNYKDVLLLYNKMVDDNYSTDFITLNILLNSFCSMKEVGFGFGVLGGIIKRGYSPNVVTFTSLIKGFFVENKINEAVGLFKKMVELGYKPHVKTWGTLINGLCRSGNAERALILHQEMSKGNVLFGVQFRPNVVSYSMIIDGLCKEGLVDKAVKVFLEMKEKRIYPDVVVYGSLVHGLSVAGEWEEAKAFFNEMVDQGIRPNVVTFNVLMSALCKEGKIEEASKLLDLMVQRGEKPDSFTYNTLMDGFCLEGKVDNARQLFVSMAAKGEERDVISYNILINGYCKCGRVDEGWRLYKEMLQKDYKPTVITFNTLLTALFQGGRVEDGRELFVEMQRCGVAPDSSTYNILLDGFCKNNCLTEALELFQLLERKGHELTIEIFNCVIDGLCKGGKLEDATKLFESLSRKGLVPTVVTYSIMIHGFCKNGQLEKANNLFLEMERKGCFPNVITFNTLMRGFCDNNDAPRVVDLLQKMAEKHISPDLSTISLVVDLLSKDEKYHEYLNLIPTFPNQSDEK from the coding sequence ATGGTTCCAAGAACTTCCAATCATCTAGCTCGTTATGCAACTAGTGCTCAAAGTGGTAAGCTTTTTTCATCTAATATATTCATTGCTCCAACCCCAAATAATAATTCCCTTGACAAGTTCCTCAAATATGACTGtaaatcaagaaacatcaaCATTAAGGATGCACTTAATCACTTTAATAACATGCTTCATATGCAACCTCCACCACCCACTTCATCATTTAACCTCTTGTTAGGTGCACTTGCCAAAACCAAGAACTATAAAGATGTTCTCTTATTGTATAATAAGATGGTTGATGATAATTATTCAACTGATTTTATTACACTTAACATTTTGCTTAACAGTTTTTGTAGTATGAAAGAAGTGGGGTTTGGGTTTGGTGTGTTAGGTGGTATTATTAAGAGGGGTTATAGTCCAAATGTGGTAACTTTTACGTCATTGATTAAAGGGTTTTTTGTTGAAAATAAGATTAATGAGGCGGTGGGGTTGTTCAAGAAAATGGTTGAATTGGGATATAAGCCTCATGTTAAGACTTGGGGTACATTGATTAATGGTTTATGTAGGAGTGGGAATGCTGAGAGGGCGTTGATTTTGCATCAAGAAATGTCGAAAGGGAATGTTCTTTTTGGTGTTCAATTTAGGCCGAATGTTGTTTCGTATAGCATGATAATTGATGGTCTTTGTAAGGAAGGTTTGGTAGATAAGGCGGTTAAGGTGTTTTTGGAGATGAAGGAGAAAAGAATCTACCCGGATGTGGTGGTATACGGCTCTTTGGTTCATGGTTTGTCTGTTGCTGGTGAGTGGGAGGAAGCGAAGGCTTTTTTTAATGAAATGGTAGATCAAGGTATTCGTCCTAATGTTGTGACCTTCAATGTTTTGATGAGTGCCCTTTGTAAGGAAGGGAAAATCGAAGAAGCAAGTAAGTTGTTGGACTTGATGGTTCAAAGGGGTGAAAAACCTGATTCTTTTACATATAACACATTGATGGATGGATTTTGCTTAGAGGGGAAAGTTGATAATGCAAGGCAATTGTTTGTTTCAATGGCAGCTAAGGGCGAGGAACGTGATGTAATAAGTTACAATATCTTAATTAATGGATATTGCAAGTGCGGAAGAGTAGATGAGGGTTGGAGGCTTTACAAAGAGATGCTTCAGAAAGATTATAAGCCAACAGTAATTACGTTTAACACTTTGTTAACTGCCCTTTTTCAAGGAGGGAGAGTTGAGGATGGGCGAGAACTATTTGTTGAGATGCAAAGGTGTGGTGTTGCACCAGATTCTTCAACTTACAATATATTGTTAGATGGATTTTGCAAGAATAATTGCCTCACAGAAGCACTGGAGTTGTTCCAGCTTCTAGAAAGGAAAGGACATGAACTCACTATTGAAATCTTTAACTGTGTGATTGATGGGTTGTGTAAAGGAGGAAAACTTGAAGATGCTACCAAGTTGTTTGAGAGTTTGTCCCGGAAAGGCTTGGTGCCAACTGTTGTTACATATTCTATCATGATTCATGGTTTCTGTAAAAATGGTCAATTGGAAAAGGCAAATAATTTGTTCTTGGAGATGGAAAGGAAGGGATGTTTTCCGAATGTTATCACATTTAATACGCTTATGCGGGGTTTCTGTGATAACAATGATGCGCCACGGGTAGTAGACCTTCTTCAGAAAATGGCAGAGAAACATATTTCACCAGATTTATCAACAATATCTCTCGTTGTAGATTTACTATCGAAGGATGAAAAATATCATGAATATCTGAACTTGATTCCAACATTTCCAAACCAGTCTGACGAAAAGTGA
- the LOC132051108 gene encoding putative pentatricopeptide repeat-containing protein At1g12700, mitochondrial isoform X2, whose translation MKEVGFGFGVLGGIIKRGYSPNVVTFTSLIKGFFVENKINEAVGLFKKMVELGYKPHVKTWGTLINGLCRSGNAERALILHQEMSKGNVLFGVQFRPNVVSYSMIIDGLCKEGLVDKAVKVFLEMKEKRIYPDVVVYGSLVHGLSVAGEWEEAKAFFNEMVDQGIRPNVVTFNVLMSALCKEGKIEEASKLLDLMVQRGEKPDSFTYNTLMDGFCLEGKVDNARQLFVSMAAKGEERDVISYNILINGYCKCGRVDEGWRLYKEMLQKDYKPTVITFNTLLTALFQGGRVEDGRELFVEMQRCGVAPDSSTYNILLDGFCKNNCLTEALELFQLLERKGHELTIEIFNCVIDGLCKGGKLEDATKLFESLSRKGLVPTVVTYSIMIHGFCKNGQLEKANNLFLEMERKGCFPNVITFNTLMRGFCDNNDAPRVVDLLQKMAEKHISPDLSTISLVVDLLSKDEKYHEYLNLIPTFPNQSDEK comes from the coding sequence ATGAAAGAAGTGGGGTTTGGGTTTGGTGTGTTAGGTGGTATTATTAAGAGGGGTTATAGTCCAAATGTGGTAACTTTTACGTCATTGATTAAAGGGTTTTTTGTTGAAAATAAGATTAATGAGGCGGTGGGGTTGTTCAAGAAAATGGTTGAATTGGGATATAAGCCTCATGTTAAGACTTGGGGTACATTGATTAATGGTTTATGTAGGAGTGGGAATGCTGAGAGGGCGTTGATTTTGCATCAAGAAATGTCGAAAGGGAATGTTCTTTTTGGTGTTCAATTTAGGCCGAATGTTGTTTCGTATAGCATGATAATTGATGGTCTTTGTAAGGAAGGTTTGGTAGATAAGGCGGTTAAGGTGTTTTTGGAGATGAAGGAGAAAAGAATCTACCCGGATGTGGTGGTATACGGCTCTTTGGTTCATGGTTTGTCTGTTGCTGGTGAGTGGGAGGAAGCGAAGGCTTTTTTTAATGAAATGGTAGATCAAGGTATTCGTCCTAATGTTGTGACCTTCAATGTTTTGATGAGTGCCCTTTGTAAGGAAGGGAAAATCGAAGAAGCAAGTAAGTTGTTGGACTTGATGGTTCAAAGGGGTGAAAAACCTGATTCTTTTACATATAACACATTGATGGATGGATTTTGCTTAGAGGGGAAAGTTGATAATGCAAGGCAATTGTTTGTTTCAATGGCAGCTAAGGGCGAGGAACGTGATGTAATAAGTTACAATATCTTAATTAATGGATATTGCAAGTGCGGAAGAGTAGATGAGGGTTGGAGGCTTTACAAAGAGATGCTTCAGAAAGATTATAAGCCAACAGTAATTACGTTTAACACTTTGTTAACTGCCCTTTTTCAAGGAGGGAGAGTTGAGGATGGGCGAGAACTATTTGTTGAGATGCAAAGGTGTGGTGTTGCACCAGATTCTTCAACTTACAATATATTGTTAGATGGATTTTGCAAGAATAATTGCCTCACAGAAGCACTGGAGTTGTTCCAGCTTCTAGAAAGGAAAGGACATGAACTCACTATTGAAATCTTTAACTGTGTGATTGATGGGTTGTGTAAAGGAGGAAAACTTGAAGATGCTACCAAGTTGTTTGAGAGTTTGTCCCGGAAAGGCTTGGTGCCAACTGTTGTTACATATTCTATCATGATTCATGGTTTCTGTAAAAATGGTCAATTGGAAAAGGCAAATAATTTGTTCTTGGAGATGGAAAGGAAGGGATGTTTTCCGAATGTTATCACATTTAATACGCTTATGCGGGGTTTCTGTGATAACAATGATGCGCCACGGGTAGTAGACCTTCTTCAGAAAATGGCAGAGAAACATATTTCACCAGATTTATCAACAATATCTCTCGTTGTAGATTTACTATCGAAGGATGAAAAATATCATGAATATCTGAACTTGATTCCAACATTTCCAAACCAGTCTGACGAAAAGTGA